In Eubacteriales bacterium mix99, the DNA window CCATCATTGCGGCTTGATAACTTCCGCTTTTGCCAATAGGAAAGACTCCGGAGGCTTCTCCCACACCGAGGATCTTTTCCCCTGTCAGTTTCCAGTGCACGTACCCTGCCAGTGTTGTCAGAAAGGAAATATCCCGGACATGGTCTTCCCTGCTGCAGATTGCTTGATACAAATGGGCAATGCTCCATCGCTGGGGAATATTGAAGCCGAACTTCTCCGTCAGAAGGCCAGCTGCCTGTTCGGTTATGGTGTTCCGCCAGGTACGGAAGGGAACCAACTGACGCCCTTCCCTGTCAAATACCAGATATCCGTGCATCATGCCGGAAATGCCAATGGAACCCACAGTGGAAAGATCCACTCCGTATTTGCCGTGTACTTTCTCCGCAAGGCTCCGGTAGCTGCCCTGCAGGCCTTTCCATATATCATCCGGGTGATAGGTCCATATTCCGTTTTCCAGCTTGTTCTCCCAGTCGTAGCTTCCGGAAGCAATGGGCTGATGGTCCTCTCCGATCAGCACCGATTTGATACGGGTGGACCCCAGTTCAATCCCCAGTGCGGTCCTGCCCTCCGGAATATCCTGCTTTGCCCGGTCCTGCCCGGCCGGATCTCCTTCCCTCATGAATCTGCACGCCCCTTCCCTTATAATTTCGTGGTTGTTTCGTTGTTTTTCTCCCTGAAAATCCGTTATAAAGGTTCGCTGTCAGATCGAAGATGTCATCTTACGAAGCCAGCTCTTCTGCTCTTCCCCAAGATAAGGGCTCAACTTCTGACAGACTTCTTTGTGATAGGTATTGATCCAGCCGATCTCATCCCGGTTCAAAAGGGACGGATCCATCGCCCGGATATCGATGGGACACCAGGTCAGCATATCAAATCGATAGAACTGCCCGTCTTCCACCTTTTTGTCCTCCACCACCACCACATCATTTTCTGTCCGGATGCCATACCGGTTTTCCTTATATACCCCTGGCTCGATGGTTATGATCATGCCCGGTACCAATGGCACATTGTTGCTGAATCCATGAGGACCCTCGTGGACACCCAGGCAAAAGCCGACGCCATGTCCCGTACCGCATTTATAGTCCATATGATATTTCCAGACAGGCTGCCTTGCCAGAACATCCAGATTCTTTCCGCTTGTTCCTTCCAGGAATATCGCCGAAGCCATGGCAATATGGGACTTCAGCACCAGGGTGAAATCCCTTTTCTCTTCTTCGCTGATCTCTCCCAGGACAATGGTCCGGGTAATATCCGTCGTGCCGCCGGAATACTGACCTCCGCTGTCCACCAGCAGCGTCCCTTCCGGCTTCAGCACGGAGTAGTTCTCCGGAGTGGCGGTATAGTGCATCATGGCAGCATTGGCATTGTATCCTGCTATGGTCCCAAAGGAGCAGCCCATGCAGCCCTTTTGCTGCATCCGGAATTTCAGAAGCTTTTCCGCAGCATTCAGCTCGGTAACTTTCCCCCCTGGGACATTGGTATCCAGCCAATACAGAAAGTTCACCATGGCAACGCCGTCTTTGACATAGGTGTCCTTTAAATTTCTGATCTCAACCGGATTTTTTACCGCTTTCAGCGGAACGATAATGTCGCTTTTATCGATGGCTTTGGCCTGCTTCACCGCAAAGCAGACCGCATAGCTGTTTGTTTCGCTGTCCACCAGCACGCTGCTGTCCGCAGGCAGGTCCGCAAGAGCCCGAAACACTTCCCCGTAATCCCGAACAGAAATATCATTTTCCCTTAAATAATCCCTTACTTCATCCGTCAGCTTACCGGGATCCACAAACCAGGTAACGGAATTCCCGGAAATCAGGAGATAGGATAGAATCACCGGGGTATAGGAAACGTCGTTTCCACGGAGATTCAGGAACCAGGCGATGGAATCCGGAGCAGAAACAATATAATGATCCACTCCATTCTTTTTCATATGGGAAAGCACCTGCGCCCGTTTTTCCCGAACGGAGAGCCCGGCAAAAGCCACATCCAGGAGAAACGCCTTGTCCATGGGCAGGGGAGGCCGATCGGTCCACAGTTCGCTCACCAGATCCATATCGCCCTTCAGGAATACGCCCTTCCTCTCCAGTCTTTTCTTCAGCTCCCGTACGTCCGCACAGGATACCACCCGGCCGTCCAGTCCGACTGCCTGTCCCCGAGTCAGACTCTGCTCCAGGAATTCCATATAATCGGGAACCCCCTTTTCCTTCTTGAACAGCTCAAACTCACTGTCCTGAATCTCCTTTGCAGCCTGTATGTAATAGCGCCCATCAGTCCAGAGAATGGCACGGTTCATTGTGACAACAACCGTTCCTGCAGAACCGGTAAATCCGGAGATCCATTCCCTGGCCCTGTAATAATCCGGAACATACTCATCCAGATGGGGATCTGCACTTGGTATCATATAAGCGTGGATGCCTTTCGCCTTCATACTCTCCCTCAGTGCCCCCAATTTTTCATTTATCGTCACATGAAAGACTCCCTTCTGTATCTCAGATACATTTTACATCAATTGCTTCTATTTTATCACCAATTTCCCATTTTGGCGAGTACCACGCGGAAGCAGCACGCCGAAAAAGAATAAAAGCCCTAAGCAACCGTACTTAAGGCTTTCTGCAAATGACGTCAAAATGACATCCGGTATTCAAATTTTTATTTTTCTGTTCGCTGCATTGCATCCGTGTTTCGGAGGGGTCTTCCGAAGGAGAATTCTCTTTATAATATAATGCAAATGAGCCCTCCGCTTCCCTCGTTGATGATTCTCTGAAGGGTCTCCTGGATCTTGAACCGGGCATCCTCCGGCATTCTCATCAGCTTGTTGGAAAGCCCTTCCCTCACCAGTTCATTGAGGGATTTTCCAAAGATGTTGGACTCCCATAGTTTGGACGGATCGTTTTCAAAGTCGTCCAGCAGATATTTGATCATCTCTTCGCTTTGCTTCTCAGTACCTACAATGGGAGAAATTTCCGTTTCAATATCAGCGCGGATCATATGCAGAGACGGCGCGCTGGCTTTCAGGCGGACTCCGAAACGACCTCCCTGCCGGATGATTTCCGGCTCTTCCAGTGTCAGCTCCTCCATGGACGGAGCCACCATCCCGTACCCGGTTTCCCTTACGTCTTTCAAGGCATCTGCCACCCGGTCATATTCCTTTTTTGCAAAGGCCAGTTCCTTCATCAGGCCGATCATCTGATAATCGCCTTCAATATGATAGCCACACTCTTCTCCCAGGATCTGATAGAAGAGTCCGGACTTGACATCCATCTGAACCTGCACTTTTCCGCTGCCCAGATCAATGTTTTCAATCTTCGGCTTTTCCAGATACTCGGAATCCTCGAAAGATTTGCCGAATCCATCCATATCCCGGATGCGCAGGGCATTTGCTGATACCTCCCTTGAGGAATCCATAATGTATTGAATCAGCCAGTGATCGTCATCCAGACTCAATACCCATTTGGAAACATCCAGTTTGATTTCCGTGATGGGGAATTCAAACAGCGCATTGCTGAGAATATTATGAATGTCCTCATCCGTCAGATTCAATACATCCAGTGCCAGAACCGGGACATCGTATTTTTCCTCCAGGGCGCCCTTGAGCTTTATCGTATCCTCTGCATCCGGTGTCCGGGTATTGAGAATCATGACAAAGGGTTTCTGTAATTCCTTCAGCTCCCGGATCACACGTTCTTCCGCCTCCACATAATTGGAACGTGGGATTTCGGTGATACTGCCGTCTGTCGTAACCACCAGGCCGATGGTGGAATGGTCGGCAATCACCTTTCGTGTACCGATCTCCGCCGCTTCTTCAAATGGAATGTCATAATCAAACCAGGGAGTCCTCACCATTCTGGGAGCTTCCCCTTCCATATGACCCATTGCCCCTTTTACCAGGTAACCGACACAATCCACCATACGGATATTCAGATTCGCATTTTCCTGCAGCGAAATCTGCACGGCTTCATTGGGAACAAACTTTGGCTGAGTGGTCATGATCGTGCGGCCTGCACCACTTTGAGGCATTTCATCACGGGATCTTTCCTTTTTAAAGTCGTTATCCATATTAGGAAGGACCAGTAAATCCATAATTCTTTTGATCAATGTGGATTTTCCTGTTCGAACCGGTCCCACCACGCCTATGTATATATCCCCATCGGTGCGTTCGGCAATATCCCGGTACAGGTCAAACTTCTCCATTAACTTTCCCCTCCCCATCTGGGAATTAGATTTGGGCCGGTCAGTTCCCAATATCTAACGTCCAGTTCTGTTTTCATACTTCATATATATTGGGAGCCGGAAAAGAATATGACAGGTTGTCAGCAAAAAATGCGGAAGGTCTCCGTTTCCGAAGCCCTGCCGCATATCAGATATCCTTTCCGGATTTGGAGAAGGAAAATTTGTTTTCCTGGCCGTTCAGCAGCCGCCTAATATTCTCTTTATGACGGAACAGGGCAAGAAGTGCCAGAATCACCCCGACCAGGATCATCTCAGGCGGCTTCCGGAAGATGGCCAGAAGAACAGGAAACAAAACCGCCGCACTGATCGAACCCAGGGACATGTATCGGGTCGTCAGAACCAAGGCAATGAGAAGCAAAAACAGAATCAGGCCGATTGTCGGAAATAAAACAAGAATCAGGCCAAAGGAACAGGCAATTCCCTTTCCTCCCCGAAAGCGGAGCAGGCAGGGCCAGTTATGGCCGATCACTGCCATGCATCCGCTGACTGCCCCTCCCAGCGGATTGCCTGAAGTCAGCCGCATACCCAGCCATGTGGCAACAGCGCCTTTTATGACATCACATAAAAAAACAATCAGCCCACTTTTGGTTCCCAATACACGCATTGCATTGGTGGTACCGGCGTTTCCGCTTCCATAATTCCGGATGTCAATATCTTTGGAAAACCTGCCCAATAAATAGGAAGGGGAAAAGTTCCCCACAAAATAACCAATCACTGCTGCCAGCATATAATATCCCATTTCAAACCCCCTGTTTCGTTTTCTCCCGTACCAGGATACGAAGAGGCGTACCCTCCAGATCAAAGGTCTTTCGAAAATAATTCTCCAGATAACGTTGATAGGAAAAATGCAGAAACTCCGGATGGTTGACAAAAAGGACAAAAGTAGGCGGCTTCACGGAAACCTGTGTACCATACAGGATTCTCAGGCGTCTCCCCTTGCCGGCAGGCGGTTCGTTCACCGCTATGGCATCGGCAAGGCAATCGTTCAGTACCCCGGTGGAGACCCGGAAGGTACATCGGCGATACACCTGATTCACCAGCTCTATAATGCGCCCCACCCGCTGCCCGGTTTTTGCGGAAAGAAAGACATCCGGCGCATAAGTCATAAAACTCAGACGATTCCGGAGCCTTTTGTGGTATTCCTCCATGGTATGGGTTTCCTTCTCAATTTTATCCCATTTATTCATGACGAGAACGCAGCCTTTCCCCTCTTCATGAACCAATCCCGCGATTTTCGCATCCTGCTCCGTGATGTCCTCCGAAGCATCCATTATCACCAGCGCCACATCACATCTTCGGATGGCGCTCAGAGCCCGCACCACGCTGTAGCGCTCCAGGGAATCATGAATCCGGCTCTTTCTCCGTATCCCCGCCGTGTCTATGATCACATACCTTTGCCCATCCTTCTCAAAGGAGGTATCAATGGCATCCCGGGTGGTACCTGGAATATCGTTCACAATAACCCGTTCCTCACCGAGAATCCGGTTGATCAGGGATGATTTTCCTGCATTGGGCTTTCCCACCACCGCAATTTGGATGGTTTCGGCCTTTTCCTCCTCCGGTCTCTCCCTGGGAAAATGCTTCACCATCTCATCCAGCAAATCTCCGATTCCCCGTTTATGGGCTGCGGATATGGATATGGGATCCCCGATTGCCAGATTATAAAACTCGTAGAGATTTGCCTCGTTCTCCTGCGTGTCGATCTTGTTTACAGCCAAAACAACAGGCTTGTCCGACCTGCGGAGCATTTCCGCCACATCCCGGTCCGCCGGCGTGACCCCCTGCTTCCCGTCGGTAAGAAACAGAATCACATCCGCCGTTTCCATGGCAATCTCTGCCTGACTTTTCATCTGCTGCAGCAGCGGGTCCCGGCTTTCGGGATCCATGCCTCCTGTATCAATCAAGGTAAACTTATGGTCCAGCCATTCCGCATCGGCGTATATTCTGTCCCGCGTAACGCCTGGGGTATTCTCCACGATGGAAATCCGTTTCCCGGTCAACTGGTTGAACAAAGCAGATTTTCCCACATTGGGTCTGCCGACAATCGCCACCATTGGTTTTGCCACACACACACCTCCCGGTCCTGTTCAAACAGTTCCTTTAAAAATTCATTTGATTCCCATCCATATGGGTAAATTTCATATTTTCCCGTGCCGGACACAAATCAACAATGTACCCATATTATCTGTCATATTCCGCATTTCGTCAAGAAAAATCCGAAATCTCCTGTCTGGCTTTCAGATTTTTCTTTACCCTTTGCACCAGTTTGACCAGTCTCCGGTAACTCCGCCGGATTCCCCAAACGGTCATTGGCCTTCCGATGGACACAATTCCGAACCTTCGCGTGAGAATCCCGCCGACAGAAGTGATTGGATGAAGCTCCACCAGAGCATTTGCCAGTAAAAAGCCGGTCTGATCCACCCCGCATGCGTTCAAATAGCTTTTCATGGCAGGAATCACCAGCTGTTTTTCATGCTTCATACCTATAATGTAAATGTCCCAGCCCATCTCATCCGTTCCCACATAAACCGGAGTTCCCAGTCTGCAATGATCCATTTTGTCATAAAATGGAACACTACGGAATTCAGTGAATGCCGGAATCCGGTTTTCCGGAAGATAATGCAGATGAATGGAGGCACAGGTTACGGAGGTGTGAGCACCTCCGTAACAACAATAAAATAATTTCACTCGGTTTTTTCACCTTCCAGGGATTGCTTTGCTTTTTCAACTGCTGCGGCACAGCCCTTATAATGCCTTCGAAACCAAACATGAAACCAGTGCGCAGCCAGCCTTTCCGCCCCGGTAAAGAAAAGAAAATTCTGCAGAATTCCGGGAAGAATTCCTCCCCGGGGTTTTGCCGGGATGAAACGAACCGGCTCCCAGATGCCAAAAACCACATTCATATTCTGAATGGCACGGATCAGCATGCCGCTGTGCTGTCTGCATCCAAGACTGTAAACTTCCCGGAACTGATCGTCCAGACCGACATAGATCAGATTGCCGGCCTGATTTGCATACCGGCGGCACAGCTCATACTGTCGGTCAATGGTATCCGGGGAAGGCGGTTCCTTTTCCGGATAAATCCCTGCATGAAGAGATGCCATAAGATAAGCTGCATAAGTTCCCCAATAACTGTAATAGATAATTCGCACAGTACCTCCCACAGCATGTACAGCCACCGGTTATTTTTTCTTTTTCCGGCCCAGAAAGCTGCTGTAATCCTGTCTGTTGGACTTCTTGATTTTGGAAAACCTCTCCCGGCTGCCCGTGCTGATGAAAAGAAAAGCAACAATGCCGACTGCCACAATGCCAATCATCCAAAGAAAGCCATGGCCGCCGGATTTTCCACTTTCATGGTTGACCGGAGTAACCTTTGTTTTCTTCCCTTCCGGCTTCCCGGTCTTCGGAGAATGCTTCTGGGCAGTCCCTCCGTACAGCGATTTGGAAACAATATCGGCCAGATAAGCTGTGGATCGTTCCGCCATCTCCTTGGAACTCTCATAGGTACCCACTTCAAAAAGCAGGGATCGGGGGGCCAGTTCCTGGTTATAGGAACCTTTCCCGAAATAGATATCCTTCAGCAGACCGGGATAATTTTTATCGGAAACCGCTTTAAATTTATATGCCAGCTCCTCGTTGGCTTTCCGGTTCTGGTTACGCCGGCCCAGTACGATCCGGATGGCGGTCATGTCCTGCCCGTCCACTTTTGCTGCATAATGGCTTTTTGGTACGGCATCCCTGTGAATATCAAATACGGCACGCACAGGAACATTCTTTTTCATCAGATTGACTGCGGTCCGTCTGGAGCGCCGGTAGGATCCCGCGTCATGCGGGTCGTGCCTGTCCCGGCTCAGTACGGCATCGATGCCTTTCTTCTTCAGGTTCGCCTGTAAAGCTTCCGCCACATCGAAAATGCCGCCGTTCCCCTTGATGCTTTCCTTCCCGTCCGTCGGAACGTAGGATTCATCGTTATGGGTACAATACAGCAGGATATTTCCCTTATCCTGCTGCGCCGCTTCCCTGGATTCCGGCTGCGTTTGCACAGCCGGAAGGGGAACTTCTCCCAAAAGCCTGGTATAGGCTGTTTTCTTTTCGCTGTCTACCCTGGTTACGATATAATGCTTGTTGTCGCTGCTGACATATTCATCCTTCAGGGATACTTCCCAGCCCATTACGGTCAGTTCCTTTTCGTTTTCATCCAGAAGGGTATAATAGCCCGGCTCCGGTTCAAACCAATCGTCGGCAGATGCAGGAATTGGGATCAGGAACAGCAAAAGCAGTATGGGGATCAGGGCCCTATTGATCATCTTCTTCATGATTCGTAACCTCCTCCTTCTTCTCTTTTTTCTCCTCTTCCTCCCCTTGTTTTTTCTCCGCCTTCATGCCAACTGCGCTGGTAAATTCCGCATGATCAAAATGCATATTTTTCTTGCTGGTGCCGCCCTGAATCTTTTCTCTCAGTTCTCCTACAAATTCCGCCAGCAACACCGCAAGGAAACCGGATATCACAACGGCATCCATCACACCGGCGGAGCCAATCCGGGTGGGCGCCGGAATGTTGCGGATCAGGTTTTCGATTCCCTGGGCAACATCCGCCAGTATCACACCCATAATGCCTGCAATAAAGGAGGCTCTTCTGGAACGCCCGAACAGGTAGGCAATGACACCTGCAAGAATGCCATAGATATAATTCGGGTCAAAAAGCATGGTTTCCGGCTCTGCAGGAAGCAATCTTCCTGCCAGGTAAACAGCGATGCCGGACAGCAGGGATGCCAGGACCGCCCTCCTTTTTTCCTTTCCCGTGCCTGCCTTGACAAAAAGATAAACAGCCAGGATAAGCGGAATAACCGCACCACCCAGATTGATCGAAAAGTTCTTTCCAAAAGGGATATCCGGAAGAATACCGCCTATGAAAATAGCAGCCAGAAAAAATAATGCCTGCTTGTCATTCAATCTCAGCCTGTCCAGAACCCGATGGCCGATCCCGAACAGGATCAAAATGCTTGCTACGACCAGGAGTGCTAATCCCAAGGGCATAATTTGTCACCTCTAGTTGAATTTGATTCAGGATTATCATTCCCTTTCCCAGGAAGTTGTATGCCATTCTCCTGACCAAAAACGAAAAAGAAACCAATGGAATATGGTTTCTCTTGATTTCTCTGCCATGCATCTCCAGCTATCGCTACTTTTCTTTCATCAGCTTGTTCAGTTCTTCCACAAATGTGTTGATATCCTTGAATTGCCGATAGACAGAAGCAAACCGGACATATGCCACTTCGTCCAGGGACTTCAGCCTTTCCATGACCATTTCCCCGATCCGCTGACTGGTGATCTCCCGATCCAGGGAATTGTAGACCTGCTTTTCAATGTCCTGTACAAGTGCCTCCAGATCCTTCATGGTTATCGGTCGTTTCTCACAGGCCTTCAGCAGCCCGGAAAGGATCTTATCACTGTCAAAAACCTCCCGGCGACCGTCCTTCTTTACAACCAGAATGGGGATATGTTCCACCTTCTCATATGTGGTAAACCGTTTGCCGCAATGGGCGCATTCCCGCCTGCGGCGAATCATCGTGCCTTCGTCCGTAGGCCTAGAATCCACCACCTTACTGTCCACAGCAAAACAAAATGGGCACTTCATTCACAGAACCTCCCTGAAGTTGTCTGTCGTACCCATTATATTATCTTTCTGCCTTTTCGTCCATCTTTTTTGAGCCTTATTTGCATTGGATTCCCAATGGAACGATTTATGGCACAGGCTGGACTTCCACATCCACCAGTACCACATCATCCCCAATTTTCCGGATTCTTTCCCATGGGATCACCAAATCGTCCCCCTCCCGCAGCAGCCCCAGGAAACGACTGGCTCCGGGAACGACAATGGCTGTGATACGGCCTTCGTTCAAATTGAATTCCATATCAATAATATTGCCCAGTCTTCGTCCATCCCGGATGTTAATGACCTCTTTCGTTCGAAAATCCGATGATTTTTGCAAAAAACCACCCCGCAATCCCAATCTCTTTTACTATAGTATTTGCGGAGTATGAAAAAGATGACTCCCGGCAGAGGAAGTCCATGATAAATTTTCAGATATATTTGCGCATATGCTTCAATGCCGTTTTTTCCAGTCGGGAAACCTGTGCCTGGGAGATGCCAATCTCCTCAGCCACTTCCATCTGGGTCCTCCCATCGAAGAAGCGGAGGGTAAGGATGAGCTTTTCCC includes these proteins:
- a CDS encoding aminopeptidase P family protein, encoding MTINEKLGALRESMKAKGIHAYMIPSADPHLDEYVPDYYRAREWISGFTGSAGTVVVTMNRAILWTDGRYYIQAAKEIQDSEFELFKKEKGVPDYMEFLEQSLTRGQAVGLDGRVVSCADVRELKKRLERKGVFLKGDMDLVSELWTDRPPLPMDKAFLLDVAFAGLSVREKRAQVLSHMKKNGVDHYIVSAPDSIAWFLNLRGNDVSYTPVILSYLLISGNSVTWFVDPGKLTDEVRDYLRENDISVRDYGEVFRALADLPADSSVLVDSETNSYAVCFAVKQAKAIDKSDIIVPLKAVKNPVEIRNLKDTYVKDGVAMVNFLYWLDTNVPGGKVTELNAAEKLLKFRMQQKGCMGCSFGTIAGYNANAAMMHYTATPENYSVLKPEGTLLVDSGGQYSGGTTDITRTIVLGEISEEEKRDFTLVLKSHIAMASAIFLEGTSGKNLDVLARQPVWKYHMDYKCGTGHGVGFCLGVHEGPHGFSNNVPLVPGMIITIEPGVYKENRYGIRTENDVVVVEDKKVEDGQFYRFDMLTWCPIDIRAMDPSLLNRDEIGWINTYHKEVCQKLSPYLGEEQKSWLRKMTSSI
- the spoIVA gene encoding stage IV sporulation protein A; the encoded protein is MEKFDLYRDIAERTDGDIYIGVVGPVRTGKSTLIKRIMDLLVLPNMDNDFKKERSRDEMPQSGAGRTIMTTQPKFVPNEAVQISLQENANLNIRMVDCVGYLVKGAMGHMEGEAPRMVRTPWFDYDIPFEEAAEIGTRKVIADHSTIGLVVTTDGSITEIPRSNYVEAEERVIRELKELQKPFVMILNTRTPDAEDTIKLKGALEEKYDVPVLALDVLNLTDEDIHNILSNALFEFPITEIKLDVSKWVLSLDDDHWLIQYIMDSSREVSANALRIRDMDGFGKSFEDSEYLEKPKIENIDLGSGKVQVQMDVKSGLFYQILGEECGYHIEGDYQMIGLMKELAFAKKEYDRVADALKDVRETGYGMVAPSMEELTLEEPEIIRQGGRFGVRLKASAPSLHMIRADIETEISPIVGTEKQSEEMIKYLLDDFENDPSKLWESNIFGKSLNELVREGLSNKLMRMPEDARFKIQETLQRIINEGSGGLICIIL
- the plsY gene encoding glycerol-3-phosphate 1-O-acyltransferase PlsY yields the protein MGYYMLAAVIGYFVGNFSPSYLLGRFSKDIDIRNYGSGNAGTTNAMRVLGTKSGLIVFLCDVIKGAVATWLGMRLTSGNPLGGAVSGCMAVIGHNWPCLLRFRGGKGIACSFGLILVLFPTIGLILFLLLIALVLTTRYMSLGSISAAVLFPVLLAIFRKPPEMILVGVILALLALFRHKENIRRLLNGQENKFSFSKSGKDI
- the der gene encoding ribosome biogenesis GTPase Der — protein: MAKPMVAIVGRPNVGKSALFNQLTGKRISIVENTPGVTRDRIYADAEWLDHKFTLIDTGGMDPESRDPLLQQMKSQAEIAMETADVILFLTDGKQGVTPADRDVAEMLRRSDKPVVLAVNKIDTQENEANLYEFYNLAIGDPISISAAHKRGIGDLLDEMVKHFPRERPEEEKAETIQIAVVGKPNAGKSSLINRILGEERVIVNDIPGTTRDAIDTSFEKDGQRYVIIDTAGIRRKSRIHDSLERYSVVRALSAIRRCDVALVIMDASEDITEQDAKIAGLVHEEGKGCVLVMNKWDKIEKETHTMEEYHKRLRNRLSFMTYAPDVFLSAKTGQRVGRIIELVNQVYRRCTFRVSTGVLNDCLADAIAVNEPPAGKGRRLRILYGTQVSVKPPTFVLFVNHPEFLHFSYQRYLENYFRKTFDLEGTPLRILVREKTKQGV
- a CDS encoding DUF3189 family protein, with protein sequence MKLFYCCYGGAHTSVTCASIHLHYLPENRIPAFTEFRSVPFYDKMDHCRLGTPVYVGTDEMGWDIYIIGMKHEKQLVIPAMKSYLNACGVDQTGFLLANALVELHPITSVGGILTRRFGIVSIGRPMTVWGIRRSYRRLVKLVQRVKKNLKARQEISDFS
- a CDS encoding DUF3189 family protein, which gives rise to MRIIYYSYWGTYAAYLMASLHAGIYPEKEPPSPDTIDRQYELCRRYANQAGNLIYVGLDDQFREVYSLGCRQHSGMLIRAIQNMNVVFGIWEPVRFIPAKPRGGILPGILQNFLFFTGAERLAAHWFHVWFRRHYKGCAAAVEKAKQSLEGEKTE
- a CDS encoding stage II sporulation protein P; the protein is MKKMINRALIPILLLLFLIPIPASADDWFEPEPGYYTLLDENEKELTVMGWEVSLKDEYVSSDNKHYIVTRVDSEKKTAYTRLLGEVPLPAVQTQPESREAAQQDKGNILLYCTHNDESYVPTDGKESIKGNGGIFDVAEALQANLKKKGIDAVLSRDRHDPHDAGSYRRSRRTAVNLMKKNVPVRAVFDIHRDAVPKSHYAAKVDGQDMTAIRIVLGRRNQNRKANEELAYKFKAVSDKNYPGLLKDIYFGKGSYNQELAPRSLLFEVGTYESSKEMAERSTAYLADIVSKSLYGGTAQKHSPKTGKPEGKKTKVTPVNHESGKSGGHGFLWMIGIVAVGIVAFLFISTGSRERFSKIKKSNRQDYSSFLGRKKKK
- a CDS encoding DUF1614 domain-containing protein; amino-acid sequence: MPLGLALLVVASILILFGIGHRVLDRLRLNDKQALFFLAAIFIGGILPDIPFGKNFSINLGGAVIPLILAVYLFVKAGTGKEKRRAVLASLLSGIAVYLAGRLLPAEPETMLFDPNYIYGILAGVIAYLFGRSRRASFIAGIMGVILADVAQGIENLIRNIPAPTRIGSAGVMDAVVISGFLAVLLAEFVGELREKIQGGTSKKNMHFDHAEFTSAVGMKAEKKQGEEEEKKEKKEEVTNHEEDDQ
- the nrdR gene encoding transcriptional regulator NrdR translates to MKCPFCFAVDSKVVDSRPTDEGTMIRRRRECAHCGKRFTTYEKVEHIPILVVKKDGRREVFDSDKILSGLLKACEKRPITMKDLEALVQDIEKQVYNSLDREITSQRIGEMVMERLKSLDEVAYVRFASVYRQFKDINTFVEELNKLMKEK
- a CDS encoding YlmC/YmxH family sporulation protein, giving the protein MQKSSDFRTKEVINIRDGRRLGNIIDMEFNLNEGRITAIVVPGASRFLGLLREGDDLVIPWERIRKIGDDVVLVDVEVQPVP